TCTGTATAAAATGCCTTGTCGTCAGTACTGTCTTGTTCCTCGGTGATTTCCATATCCAACATCCACTGTTGCAGTTCTTCTGCTTCAAGCGAATTTTCAAAATCCATCAGGCGCAAAAACAAACGGTGGTGTTTATCGCTCAATTCTTTTATACAGCCAAAATCTATCACTCCGATTTGTCCCGATTCATTTATAATAAAATTACCCGGATGCGGATCGGCATGGAACCGTTTTAATTTATTGATCTGAAAATTATAGAAATTCCACAATTGCTGACCAATATGGTTTCTTTTTTCCTGATCTTTTTCCTCTTGCATAAACTGGTCAAGCGTAATGCCTTCTATCCAGTCCATTGTAAGAATTTTGGGGCCGGACAAGTCCCTGTAATATTTCGGGAAAAAGATATGCTCCAAACTTTCACAATCATTTCTCAGTGCTTCTCCCTGTTCGAGCTCCAGTTCATAATCTGTTTCTTCATTTAGCTTGGCTGTAATTTCCTCTAAGTATTTGGCAATGTCTTTTTCTTTAACCTTCATTATTTTCAGTGCAAAAGGCTTGGCCATTCTAATATCAGACTGAATGCTGTCTCTTACTCCGGGATACTGAATTTTTATTGCCAGTTTTTTACCGTCTAAAGTTGCCTGATGTACCTGCCCAATAGAAGCTGCATTTACTGCTTCTTTGGTAAAGGTGTCGTAAATCTCAAAGGGGCTTTTCCCGAACTGCTTTTTAAAAATGTTTTCTACAGAGGGGTAAGAAAGTGCAGGTACGCTGTGCTGTGCCAATGCAAATTGGTTGGCAAATGCCTTGGGCAAAACACTGTTGTCCATGCTCATCATTTGCGCCATTTTCAATACACTGCCTTTCAATTCAGTTAGCGATTCAAAAATATCTTTGGCATTTTGTTTGTCCAGCTCCTCTCTGTCGAGTTTTCGATCTACGGCTTTTTTAGCAAAATGTTTGAGGTAATTCCCTCCTACTTTAGCTCCGGTTCTTAAAAACTTGCCCGTTCTTCCCATTCTGCCCGAAGGCATTTTATCGTATTCTTTCATTTTATTTTAAAGTGTTTTGCGCTTAATAATCAATTAACATTCTCAAAATGCCAATTTCTATTACAACCCAGAATACAGGATTATTGTTGCCTTGTTTTTCTCTAATTAACTTATGTTATCTATAGCAATAGATAGAGTGGAGTATTCTTATCCTATTCAGATCAGGTATTCTATCTATTAGACAATAAAAACTTACCCAAATCAAATGCTGAATCAATAGGCCCTTTGCTGACAAGATCGAAAGACAATTGTACCGATTTTTCTATAAACGCATCGGTCAATTCATTATCGGGACTGCTGTCTTTTTTCCAGTAATTTAAAATGGCTAACAACTGCAACCAGAAAAATTTAGGATATTGGGCAAATATCAAAGGGCGATTTTTAATCTCTTCAGTTTCGGCTGCTTCCTCTAAAATATTTTCAGCAAAGCGGCAAAATGCTTTGCGCAATTTATCGGTATAATCTGATATGAAAGCAGTTTTACTCATACGCTGCAAATTGATTTTCACAAAATCTGCATCTTGTTTAACCAACTCCAAAAATGTGTAGTAAAATGCCAACAGCTTTTCCTGAGCAGAAAATTGCTCATATTCAGGAGCAGTACTAATGCGTTGAATACTTTCCAATGCAAACAATTCCCAAATGTCCCTTTCAATTCCAAAAAGCGATTTGTAATGGCTTTTGAAATCCTTGCGCTCAATTTTACTGAAAGTGCAAAACTCACGAACGGATTTTGGCCTGCGTTTTTTCTTACTGTAAAAAGTTTTATAGGTATCGAGGAGTAAATTTCGGTTCATAGCTATTGGTTTATAGTGAATAAATTAAATTACATGTGTTCATTCATAGGCCTAAACCCGGGATATTGGGCAATAGACCATCGGTGGCCTTTTTGGTTTCCACTTCCGCTACTTCATCGGCTTTTTCAAGTGCGCGATTTACAGCAATGGTCACAAGGTCTTCAATTTGCTCCCTGTCGCCTTCTTGAATCAATTCATCGGCAATTTGAATATTGATCATTTCTTTTGCTGCACTGAATGTAGCTACAACTTGCTTGTTTTCAGCATCGCCTTGTACATGAATGGTTTTAAGCTGCGCTTTCACAGCTTCCATTTTTTGTTGTGCTTCCTGAATTTTCCCAAACATTGATCCAAAATCCATAATTGTATTTTTATTTCAAAGTTAGCAAATCTGTGTAGATATATCTGTGCTTGATTTTTCTGAACACTAAATATATCCTGTCAAAAAAAACCAATTTCAAACCGCTGGCTTTCCGATGCGTTTTTTGAATCTGATTGAATTTCTCTCAATCCAGATTATGCATTGAAAGCAAAATAAAATTTTAACCCGGATTGTGCATGGGGACTTTGTCATGCCCGCCTGAATGACTTTAGTCGGGCAGGAAGCTTGAAAGCACAATAAAATCAGGCTGTTT
The nucleotide sequence above comes from Chitinophagales bacterium. Encoded proteins:
- a CDS encoding TetR family transcriptional regulator C-terminal domain-containing protein, translated to MNRNLLLDTYKTFYSKKKRRPKSVREFCTFSKIERKDFKSHYKSLFGIERDIWELFALESIQRISTAPEYEQFSAQEKLLAFYYTFLELVKQDADFVKINLQRMSKTAFISDYTDKLRKAFCRFAENILEEAAETEEIKNRPLIFAQYPKFFWLQLLAILNYWKKDSSPDNELTDAFIEKSVQLSFDLVSKGPIDSAFDLGKFLLSNR
- a CDS encoding AarF/UbiB family protein, translated to MKEYDKMPSGRMGRTGKFLRTGAKVGGNYLKHFAKKAVDRKLDREELDKQNAKDIFESLTELKGSVLKMAQMMSMDNSVLPKAFANQFALAQHSVPALSYPSVENIFKKQFGKSPFEIYDTFTKEAVNAASIGQVHQATLDGKKLAIKIQYPGVRDSIQSDIRMAKPFALKIMKVKEKDIAKYLEEITAKLNEETDYELELEQGEALRNDCESLEHIFFPKYYRDLSGPKILTMDWIEGITLDQFMQEEKDQEKRNHIGQQLWNFYNFQINKLKRFHADPHPGNFIINESGQIGVIDFGCIKELSDKHHRLFLRLMDFENSLEAEELQQWMLDMEITEEQDSTDDKAFYTEVFMGAQALISKPFRAGHFNFGDKAYLEELTEYGQRMAKNKRLRDSGKPRGTQHAMYLNRTYYGLFNILHRLNAEIDASFEIEPV
- a CDS encoding YbaB/EbfC family nucleoid-associated protein, whose product is MDFGSMFGKIQEAQQKMEAVKAQLKTIHVQGDAENKQVVATFSAAKEMINIQIADELIQEGDREQIEDLVTIAVNRALEKADEVAEVETKKATDGLLPNIPGLGL